In the genome of Corythoichthys intestinalis isolate RoL2023-P3 chromosome 19, ASM3026506v1, whole genome shotgun sequence, one region contains:
- the hsdl1 gene encoding inactive hydroxysteroid dehydrogenase-like protein 1: MAAVDSFHLLYREISRSCSFYVETLAVVGALYTASKAVILLKDCCEMVRLHFLPRIIPSRKLRQRYGDWAVVYGASEPVAQAYAEELARQGLSIIFVTKHRSAISDFAANLTQSYGVETILVHVDSNWDEAAGKPVRDALRGKDVGFLVNCVDEACSASRELLETSEQRLMEVMADNVAGVTLLTRLVLPGMLERGRGAVVNISSSACCRPMPGKVTLTAATGYLDHFSRALHLEYGAKGVFVQSLLPFQIASSNHLPASSTEGWFAPTPQVYAHHAISTLGVSNRTTGYWPHTLQYGLMKCIPEWIWILGCRVFIS; this comes from the exons ATGGCTGCTGTGGACAGCTTCCACTTGCTGTACAGGGAAATTTCCCGATCGTGCAGCTTTTATGTGGAAACTCTGGCTGTGGTGGGCGCTTTATACACGGCCAGCAAGGCTGTCATCCTGCTGAAGGACTGCTGCGAGATGGTCAGGTTGCATTTCCTGCCTAGGATAATTCCCAGCAGGAAGTTGAGGCAAAGATATGGAGACTGGGCTGTTGTTTATG GTGCATCAGAACCTGTGGCGCAAGCCTACGCCGAGGAACTGGCCCGTCAAGGCCTCAGCATCATTTTCGTCACCAAGCACCGCTCGGCCATTAGCGACTTTGCCGCTAATCTCACCCAGAGCTACGGCGTGGAAACTATTTTGGTCCACGTCGACTCAAACTGGGACGAGGCGGCCGGTAAGCCCGTCAGAGACGCCCTAAGGGGAAAAGACGTGGGTTTTCTGGTGAACTGCGTGGATGAGGCGTGCTCGGCATCCAGGGAACTGCTGGAGACGTCCGAGCAAAGGTTGATGGAGGTGATGGCTGATAACGTGGCCGGCGTCACATTGCTGACCCGATTGGTGCTGCCGGGCATGCTGGAGCGCGGGCGAGGGGCCGTGGTTAACATCTCGTCCAGTGCGTGCTGTCGGCCAATGCCTGGGAAAGTGACGCTAACCGCTGCTACT GGATACTTGGATCATTTCTCGAGAGCTCTCCACCTTGAGTACGGTGCAAAGGGAGTCTTTGTACAAAGTCTGCTGCCATTCCAG ATCGCCTCCAGTAATCATCTCCCTGCATCATCCACCGAAGGCTGGTTTGCGCCCACGCCGCAGGTGTACGCGCACCATGCCATCTCCACCCTGGGCGTGTCCAACCGGACCACCGGCTACTGGCCGCACACGCTGCAG TACGGACTGATGAAGTGCATCCCGGAGTGGATTTGGATTCTGGGCTGTCGAGTGTTcatcagttaa